One Kitasatospora sp. NBC_01266 genomic window carries:
- a CDS encoding acyl carrier protein, which translates to MTTTTFTGTSTVDLIVSVYQDALGSADLDGQSDFFEYGGDSLTAFQITSRLQEALGVEIPVALVFAYPCPAELADVVEADLAQA; encoded by the coding sequence ATGACCACCACCACCTTCACCGGCACCAGCACCGTCGACCTGATCGTCTCCGTCTACCAGGACGCCCTGGGCAGCGCCGACCTCGACGGGCAGAGCGACTTCTTCGAGTACGGCGGGGACTCGCTCACCGCGTTCCAGATCACCAGCCGCCTCCAGGAGGCGCTGGGCGTCGAGATCCCGGTCGCCCTGGTGTTCGCCTACCCGTGCCCCGCCGAGCTGGCAGACGTGGTCGAAGCAGACCTCGCTCAGGCCTGA
- a CDS encoding non-ribosomal peptide synthetase, with protein MTATPAVPEGARHADRPQTASFAQRRLWFLDQLAKDASGSLLPLALRLRGPLDTEALERALAQIADRHEVLRTRFTAVGGEPVPQLDPVGSSVLERVAATGVAELFAEQLARPLDLATERPMRAVLAELAEDDHLLLVTIHHIAVDGWSWDVLMRELAAGYQGDAVATPALQYAEAAAAQAERLSGPRLEKLIGYWRERLDGVTPLALPTDRPRPRFWDGAGDVVRFRLPAELVAEVDTLARRHRATRYMLLLAVYQALLGHWSQRTDVAVCSTLADRGSPRVADLIGPFVNTVVLRADLAGGPGFGALLDRVRDGVLQDLSRCEAPFDTVVRAVGGERDLSRHPLAQASFTLLNAAHQEPRLPGLAVELVPPPLGGTALDVFLDLNLCPDGAIAARLQYATALFDAATMERFGAAYVELLRAVLADPRTPVRELAAKLEPLSGTAPGTDAATAVREWSHAVDRPTGEPAPVAVAGPAEALALVCGDRSVSYGELDGLTGGLANALRQAGVGVGTPVGVLVRRGVWSVAAMAAAWRAGGVYVPLDADLPAQRLAFMVREAGLAALVADARTAFLAEELAADAHLAVVRVESVVPDRDAPQHTPHPAELAHVIFTSGSTGRPKAVGVEHRALAAHVAAARERFGITAEDRVLAFSSFSFDASLDQLLPALGCGARVVIRPDEPWLPTQVTEAVARHGLTVVNLPPTFWTELAFSLDRRAAAALADLRLLILGGEAVPAGALTAWRQAAPWVRVCNAYGPTETTVTATTFDAIDPAGATDTAGTADTAGTADGRIPIGRPLGLRRVYVVDAHDEPVPVGVPGELLIGGPEVARGYLGRPALTAERFVPDPFAADGSRLYRTGDLVQWLPGGSLEFLGRRDDQVKIRGFRIELGEVEAVLRSAPHVMAAAVRPDAATGQSLGGYVVGEGVDTAGLRAWCAERLPQYAVPADFLLLDALPVTASGKLDRNALPDLRPDRTAGGAEYAAPRTDEERIIASIWADVLGVERIGIDDSFFDLGGHSLLATMAVSRVAERLGREVELRVLFENPRIREYGPLVAAARRSAGAQVVPVDRSGPLPLSFAQERLWFLDRTSDVGDEYVLWFSWRLGGRLDRAAWQAALDEMTVRHEVLRTALLEVDGRPVQQVCDPVPVPLEWCQAPAGADEAERLAAVRRQAAALATRRFDLARPPMLRAGVWQLGPEDQVAVVVFHHVATDGWSKDVFLRELTELYRARLTGRRAVLAPLPVQYGDYAVWQRDRAESGALDAQLDYWTEALADLPTLELPTDRPRRAGWSGRGGAVELTLPTELGARLDAFARERGATRFMVLLAVTHAVLARWSGQQDVAVGTPVTGRGRSELDRLVGFFVNTVVLRADLSGEPSFTELLDQVRARVLDAFDHQEVPFERVVERLRPERDLSRNPLFQVMVDVQESATGGPGIEGLAASDFTLPWGSAKFDLTAAFLLYPHRFALNVEYAADLFDPDTALRFAVHVGRVLEAVLADPDAAVGRIGLLSAEEHGELLAAAGADAADAPPFAVAGAPDALALVCEDERLSYAELDALTGGLAQAMVEAGVTAGTPVGVCVRRGTWSVAAMTAVWRAGGVYVPLDVQLPTERLRYMLTEAAVRLVLADDATAPALAGLQVPLLRVETAAPNAAGPRHRPAPDDLAYTIFTSGSTGRPKAVGVEHHALAAHLAAARELFRLTPEDRVLTFASLSFDASLEQILPALSIGARVVIRPDEVWSVEELAARVRAEGVTVMELTPSYWEEVVARLEVVGPDLASLRLLVTGGEVLPSEPLTAWFRQLPQVPVVNTYGPTETVISATAHEIDGPLRGRVPIGRPLGSRRAYVADAHGALVPVGIPGELLVGGPELARGYLGRTALTAERFLPDPFGTGGGRVYRTGDLVRRLPSGELEFVGRSDSQVKIRGFRVEPGEAEVVLRRHPGVHAAAVLVRELRGEPALVGYVAGGGLSSDQLAAHCRAELPGYLVPSVFVLLDQLPLTVQGKLDVAALPEPEPPAPLEFVAPGTPTETVIAQIWAEVLGVARVGVHDDFFALGGHSLRAVAAASRLRAAFDCPVQVRDLFEHPTVELLAAEVERQLVELISAMSEDEIDLSLTVD; from the coding sequence GTGACCGCAACACCAGCCGTCCCCGAGGGGGCGCGCCACGCCGACCGCCCACAGACCGCGTCCTTCGCGCAGCGTCGGCTCTGGTTCCTCGACCAACTCGCCAAGGACGCCTCGGGCTCCCTGCTGCCGCTGGCCCTGCGGCTGCGGGGCCCGCTCGACACCGAGGCCCTGGAGCGCGCGCTGGCCCAGATCGCCGACCGCCACGAGGTGCTGCGCACCCGCTTCACCGCCGTCGGCGGCGAGCCGGTGCCGCAGCTGGACCCGGTGGGCAGCAGCGTGCTGGAGCGGGTGGCGGCGACCGGTGTCGCCGAGCTCTTCGCCGAGCAGCTGGCCCGGCCGCTGGACCTGGCCACCGAGCGCCCGATGCGCGCGGTGCTGGCCGAGCTCGCCGAGGACGACCACCTGCTGCTGGTGACGATCCACCACATCGCGGTCGACGGCTGGTCCTGGGACGTGCTGATGCGCGAACTGGCGGCGGGCTACCAGGGCGACGCGGTCGCCACCCCGGCCCTGCAGTACGCCGAGGCCGCCGCCGCGCAGGCCGAGCGGCTGAGCGGCCCGCGGCTGGAGAAGCTGATCGGCTACTGGCGCGAGCGCCTGGACGGCGTGACCCCGCTGGCCCTGCCGACCGACCGGCCGCGCCCGCGGTTCTGGGACGGCGCCGGCGACGTGGTCCGCTTCCGGCTCCCGGCCGAGCTGGTCGCCGAGGTCGACACGCTGGCCCGTCGGCACCGCGCCACCCGCTACATGCTGCTGCTCGCCGTCTACCAGGCGCTGCTGGGCCACTGGTCGCAGCGCACCGACGTGGCCGTCTGCTCCACCCTCGCCGACCGGGGCAGCCCGCGGGTGGCCGACCTGATCGGCCCGTTCGTCAACACCGTGGTGCTGCGCGCCGACCTCGCCGGCGGTCCCGGCTTCGGCGCGCTGCTGGACCGGGTGCGCGACGGCGTGCTGCAGGACCTGTCCCGTTGCGAGGCGCCGTTCGACACCGTGGTGCGGGCGGTCGGCGGCGAGCGCGACCTGTCCCGGCACCCGCTGGCGCAGGCCTCCTTCACCCTGCTCAACGCCGCCCACCAGGAGCCGCGGCTGCCGGGCCTGGCGGTCGAGCTGGTGCCGCCCCCGCTCGGCGGGACCGCGCTCGACGTCTTCCTCGACCTCAACCTCTGCCCGGACGGCGCCATCGCGGCCCGGCTGCAGTACGCCACCGCGCTGTTCGACGCCGCGACGATGGAGCGTTTCGGCGCCGCCTACGTCGAGTTGCTGCGGGCCGTGCTGGCCGACCCCCGGACACCGGTGCGCGAGCTGGCGGCCAAGCTGGAGCCGCTGTCGGGCACCGCGCCGGGCACCGACGCCGCCACCGCCGTGCGCGAGTGGAGCCACGCGGTGGACCGCCCCACCGGCGAGCCGGCCCCCGTCGCGGTGGCCGGCCCGGCCGAGGCCCTGGCCCTGGTCTGCGGCGACCGCTCGGTGAGCTACGGCGAGTTGGACGGCCTGACCGGCGGCCTGGCCAACGCCCTGCGGCAGGCGGGGGTCGGCGTCGGCACCCCGGTCGGCGTGCTGGTGCGGCGCGGCGTCTGGTCGGTGGCCGCGATGGCCGCCGCCTGGCGGGCCGGCGGCGTCTACGTGCCGCTCGACGCCGACCTGCCCGCGCAGCGGCTGGCCTTCATGGTGCGGGAGGCGGGCCTGGCCGCCCTGGTCGCCGATGCCCGCACCGCCTTCCTCGCCGAGGAGTTGGCGGCGGACGCGCACCTCGCGGTGGTCCGGGTGGAGAGCGTCGTGCCGGACCGCGACGCACCGCAGCACACCCCGCACCCGGCCGAGTTGGCCCACGTCATCTTCACCTCCGGCTCCACCGGCCGGCCCAAGGCCGTCGGGGTCGAGCACCGCGCGCTCGCCGCGCACGTGGCCGCCGCCCGGGAGCGGTTCGGCATCACCGCCGAGGACCGGGTGCTGGCCTTCTCCTCCTTCTCCTTCGACGCCTCGCTCGACCAGCTGCTGCCCGCCCTGGGCTGCGGCGCCCGGGTGGTGATCCGCCCCGACGAACCGTGGCTGCCGACCCAGGTGACCGAGGCCGTCGCCCGGCACGGCCTGACCGTGGTCAACCTCCCGCCGACCTTCTGGACCGAGCTGGCCTTCAGCCTCGACCGCCGCGCCGCCGCCGCACTGGCCGACCTGCGGCTGCTGATCCTGGGCGGCGAGGCCGTGCCGGCCGGGGCGCTGACCGCCTGGCGGCAGGCCGCGCCGTGGGTGCGGGTCTGCAACGCCTACGGCCCGACCGAGACCACCGTCACCGCGACCACCTTCGACGCGATCGACCCGGCCGGTGCGACGGATACCGCTGGCACGGCTGACACGGCCGGCACGGCCGACGGCCGGATACCGATCGGCCGCCCGCTGGGCCTGCGCCGCGTCTACGTGGTGGACGCGCACGACGAGCCGGTACCGGTCGGCGTGCCCGGCGAACTGCTGATCGGCGGACCGGAGGTGGCCCGCGGCTACCTCGGCCGGCCGGCGCTGACCGCCGAGCGCTTCGTCCCCGACCCCTTCGCCGCCGACGGGTCCCGCCTCTACCGCACCGGTGACCTGGTCCAGTGGCTGCCCGGCGGCAGCCTGGAGTTCCTGGGACGCCGCGACGACCAGGTGAAGATCCGCGGCTTCCGGATCGAACTGGGCGAGGTCGAGGCCGTGCTGCGGTCCGCCCCGCACGTCATGGCCGCCGCCGTGCGGCCCGACGCGGCCACCGGGCAGAGCCTGGGCGGCTACGTGGTCGGCGAGGGCGTGGACACCGCCGGGCTGCGCGCCTGGTGCGCCGAGCGGCTGCCGCAGTACGCCGTGCCCGCGGACTTCCTGCTGCTGGACGCGCTGCCGGTGACCGCCTCCGGCAAGCTGGACCGCAACGCGCTGCCGGACCTGCGCCCGGACCGCACCGCCGGCGGCGCCGAGTACGCCGCCCCGCGCACCGACGAGGAGCGGATCATCGCCTCGATCTGGGCCGACGTCCTGGGCGTGGAGCGGATCGGCATCGACGACAGCTTCTTCGACCTGGGCGGCCACTCGCTGCTGGCGACCATGGCCGTCTCCCGGGTCGCCGAGCGCCTGGGCCGCGAGGTCGAGCTGCGGGTGCTCTTCGAGAACCCGCGGATCCGCGAGTACGGCCCGCTGGTGGCCGCCGCCCGCCGGTCGGCCGGCGCGCAGGTGGTCCCGGTGGACCGCTCGGGCCCGCTGCCGCTCTCCTTCGCCCAGGAGCGGCTCTGGTTCCTGGACCGGACCTCCGACGTCGGCGACGAGTACGTGCTCTGGTTCTCCTGGCGCCTGGGCGGCCGGCTCGACCGGGCGGCCTGGCAGGCGGCGCTGGACGAGATGACGGTCCGTCACGAAGTGCTGAGAACCGCCCTGTTGGAGGTGGACGGCCGACCCGTGCAGCAGGTCTGCGACCCGGTGCCGGTGCCGCTGGAGTGGTGCCAGGCCCCGGCGGGCGCGGACGAGGCCGAGCGGCTGGCGGCGGTGCGCCGGCAGGCCGCCGCGCTGGCCACCCGCCGCTTCGACCTGGCCCGCCCGCCGATGCTGCGGGCCGGGGTCTGGCAGCTGGGGCCCGAGGACCAGGTGGCCGTCGTCGTCTTCCACCACGTCGCCACCGACGGCTGGTCCAAGGACGTCTTCCTGCGGGAGCTGACCGAGCTCTACCGAGCCAGGCTCACCGGCCGCCGGGCGGTGCTGGCGCCGCTGCCGGTGCAGTACGGGGACTACGCCGTCTGGCAGCGCGACCGAGCGGAAAGCGGCGCGCTGGACGCGCAGTTGGACTACTGGACCGAGGCGCTCGCCGACCTGCCGACGCTGGAGCTGCCAACCGACCGCCCGCGCCGGGCCGGCTGGTCGGGCCGGGGCGGCGCGGTGGAACTGACCCTACCCACCGAGCTGGGCGCCCGCCTGGACGCCTTCGCCCGCGAGCGCGGCGCGACCCGCTTCATGGTCCTGCTCGCCGTCACCCACGCGGTGCTGGCCCGCTGGTCCGGCCAGCAGGACGTCGCCGTCGGCACCCCGGTGACCGGTCGCGGCCGGTCCGAACTGGACCGGCTGGTCGGCTTCTTCGTCAACACCGTGGTGCTGCGCGCCGACCTGTCCGGGGAGCCCAGCTTCACCGAACTGCTCGACCAGGTCCGCGCCCGGGTGCTGGACGCCTTCGACCACCAGGAAGTGCCGTTCGAGCGCGTGGTGGAGAGGCTGCGGCCCGAACGCGACCTGTCGCGCAACCCGCTCTTCCAGGTCATGGTCGACGTGCAGGAGTCGGCGACCGGCGGCCCCGGCATCGAGGGCCTGGCGGCCAGCGACTTCACCCTCCCGTGGGGCTCGGCCAAGTTCGACCTGACCGCCGCCTTCCTGCTCTACCCGCACCGCTTCGCGCTCAACGTGGAGTACGCCGCCGACCTCTTCGACCCCGACACCGCGCTGCGCTTCGCCGTGCACGTCGGCCGGGTGCTGGAGGCCGTCCTGGCGGATCCGGACGCCGCCGTGGGCCGGATCGGCCTGCTCTCGGCCGAGGAGCACGGCGAACTGCTCGCCGCCGCAGGCGCGGACGCGGCCGACGCGCCGCCGTTCGCGGTGGCCGGCGCGCCGGACGCGCTCGCGCTGGTCTGCGAGGACGAACGGCTGAGCTACGCCGAACTGGACGCGCTGACCGGCGGCTTGGCCCAGGCCATGGTCGAGGCCGGCGTCACGGCCGGGACTCCGGTGGGGGTCTGCGTGCGGCGCGGCACCTGGTCGGTGGCGGCGATGACCGCCGTCTGGCGCGCGGGCGGCGTGTACGTGCCGCTCGACGTCCAACTGCCCACCGAGCGCCTGCGCTACATGCTCACCGAGGCCGCCGTGCGGCTGGTCCTCGCCGACGACGCGACGGCCCCCGCGCTGGCCGGTCTCCAGGTGCCGCTGCTGCGGGTGGAGACGGCGGCGCCGAACGCGGCCGGGCCGCGGCACCGACCCGCCCCGGACGACCTCGCATACACCATCTTCACCTCCGGCTCGACCGGCCGGCCCAAGGCCGTCGGCGTGGAGCACCACGCGCTCGCCGCGCACCTGGCCGCCGCCCGCGAGCTGTTCCGACTCACGCCCGAGGACCGGGTGCTGACCTTCGCCTCGCTCTCCTTCGACGCCTCGCTGGAGCAGATCCTGCCCGCGCTCAGCATCGGCGCCCGGGTGGTGATCCGGCCGGACGAGGTCTGGTCGGTGGAGGAACTGGCCGCCCGGGTGCGCGCCGAGGGCGTCACCGTGATGGAGCTGACCCCGTCGTACTGGGAGGAGGTGGTCGCCCGCCTGGAGGTGGTCGGCCCGGACCTGGCCTCGCTGCGACTGCTGGTCACCGGCGGCGAGGTGCTGCCCTCTGAGCCGCTCACGGCCTGGTTCCGGCAGCTGCCGCAGGTGCCGGTGGTCAACACCTACGGCCCCACCGAGACCGTCATCTCGGCCACCGCGCACGAGATCGACGGCCCGCTCCGGGGCCGGGTCCCGATCGGCCGCCCGCTGGGCTCGCGCCGCGCCTACGTCGCGGACGCCCACGGCGCCCTCGTCCCGGTCGGCATTCCCGGCGAACTGCTGGTCGGTGGACCCGAGTTGGCCCGCGGCTATCTCGGCCGCACGGCGCTGACCGCCGAGCGCTTCCTGCCCGACCCGTTCGGCACCGGCGGCGGCCGGGTCTACCGCACCGGCGATCTGGTGCGCCGACTCCCCAGCGGCGAGCTGGAGTTCGTCGGGCGCAGCGACAGCCAGGTGAAGATCCGCGGCTTCCGGGTGGAGCCCGGCGAGGCCGAGGTGGTGCTGCGCCGGCACCCGGGGGTGCACGCCGCCGCCGTGCTGGTGCGCGAACTGCGCGGTGAGCCGGCGCTGGTCGGCTACGTGGCCGGCGGCGGGCTCTCCAGCGACCAACTGGCCGCCCACTGCCGGGCCGAACTGCCCGGCTACCTGGTCCCGTCGGTCTTCGTGCTGCTGGACCAGCTGCCGCTGACCGTGCAGGGCAAGCTGGACGTGGCCGCCCTGCCCGAGCCCGAACCGCCGGCGCCGCTGGAGTTCGTGGCCCCCGGCACGCCCACCGAGACCGTGATCGCCCAGATCTGGGCGGAGGTCCTGGGGGTGGCCAGGGTCGGCGTCCACGACGACTTCTTCGCCCTGGGCGGGCACTCGCTGCGCGCCGTCGCCGCGGCCTCCCGGCTGCGGGCCGCCTTCGACTGCCCGGTCCAGGTCCGCGACCTCTTCGAACACCCGACCGTCGAGCTGCTGGCCGCCGAGGTCGAACGGCAGCTCGTGGAACTGATCTCCGCGATGAGCGAGGACGAGATCGACCTGTCCCTGACGGTGGACTGA
- a CDS encoding threonine ammonia-lyase yields MTPSAPLATAAGPDLLGPAEVDRAAERLAGRIRRTPVLPFRPGLRLKAEHLQHSGSFKLRGAANAVLALGARSIVTGSSGNHGIALARLAGELGIELTVVLAGGASPDKAALIRALGARTVAVAGGVAERELRAAELARTTGAVLIPSSDHALVVAGQGTVGREILADAPDTEAIYVPVGGGGLLAGVCLAAWDRPVRVIGVEPAGTPRYARSLAAGHPLRLPACDTVADGLRGQQPGTVTYPIVRDRVDELVTVTDAEVLAAAVLLGRQGVEAEPSGAVALAGALRSGGPERAVAVVSGGNTPAALRAAAARHQLFSPNSLPSPSLSSPEEQSR; encoded by the coding sequence ATGACCCCGTCAGCACCGCTGGCCACCGCCGCCGGCCCCGACCTGCTCGGACCCGCCGAAGTGGACCGCGCCGCCGAGCGGCTGGCTGGCCGGATCCGCCGCACACCTGTCCTGCCGTTCCGGCCCGGCCTGCGCCTCAAGGCCGAACACCTCCAGCACAGCGGCTCGTTCAAGCTGCGCGGCGCCGCGAACGCGGTGCTGGCGCTGGGTGCGCGCAGCATCGTCACCGGCTCCTCCGGCAACCACGGCATCGCGCTGGCCCGGCTGGCCGGTGAGCTCGGCATCGAGCTGACCGTGGTGCTGGCCGGCGGCGCCAGCCCCGACAAGGCCGCGCTGATCCGGGCGTTGGGCGCCCGGACCGTGGCCGTGGCCGGCGGGGTGGCCGAACGCGAGCTGCGGGCCGCCGAGTTGGCCCGGACGACCGGCGCCGTGCTGATCCCCTCCTCCGACCACGCGCTGGTGGTCGCCGGGCAGGGCACGGTCGGACGGGAGATCCTGGCCGACGCACCGGACACCGAGGCGATCTACGTCCCGGTGGGCGGCGGCGGGCTGCTGGCCGGAGTCTGCCTGGCCGCCTGGGACCGGCCGGTCCGGGTGATCGGCGTGGAACCGGCCGGCACCCCGCGCTACGCCCGCTCGCTGGCGGCCGGCCACCCGCTGCGGCTGCCGGCCTGCGACACCGTCGCCGACGGGCTGCGCGGCCAGCAGCCGGGCACGGTGACCTACCCGATCGTCCGGGACCGGGTCGACGAACTGGTCACGGTCACCGACGCCGAGGTCCTCGCCGCCGCCGTCCTACTGGGCCGACAGGGCGTCGAGGCCGAACCGAGCGGCGCCGTCGCGCTGGCCGGAGCGCTGCGCAGCGGCGGCCCGGAGCGCGCGGTGGCCGTCGTCTCCGGCGGCAACACCCCGGCGGCGCTGCGCGCCGCAGCGGCCCGGCACCAGCTGTTCTCCCCCAACTCCCTTCCCTCCCCCTCCCTCTCGTCTCCCGAGGAGCAGTCACGATGA
- a CDS encoding lantibiotic dehydratase has protein sequence MTNFPEPDGRWRLWEQFALRGPGFPADGVLRLAPAGLAGAADKFGAADPLSGPDWAAFAEAFDEAAVATAHELQDIARTPAFREAVAWQNRPVLDSGIKPFLAWTPTAAGRTSMPRQREELVAHYWQRFCVKNDTIGFFGPVGWGRFDDRVATGVRVDPGAGLVAATELYFAGWAVDALAATIAADPAARDWVAPRRVPFVRPSGEQVIVPGRPPQPAGAELVAVLARCDGVRTARALAEQLPGTDVAAALDELVRRRWAVWRLEVPAATRPERWLRGWLDGVGDPELRERGLRGLDLLERGRERVRQADGAQAVVAAMAELEREFVELTQTAAVRDKSAATAPCRALVYSDCRRAATARLGPGVGEVLAADLAPLLTAATWLTAELAAEVLERAKEVYAELAERGPVDLAAFWFACMPILHGDARQTARRLQQEFQAHWQAILAPEPGVRRIRRDLAQVAAAVAERFAATGPGWTAARYLSPDVMIAAEGVEAIERGEFQLVLGELHLASNTLGASLFVHQHADPGELAALTDRDHPGPRLLPLLPKEHRSRLSARVKYALRRPEDYQVALADQTGDPADPRTVLSADVAVVERGGELRVVLPDGAEFPAVDVFAHVLTTLAMDLFQVLPEAEHTPRVTVDRLVVARETWRPPAAELDFADEKDERRRFVRARQWREQQGLPRFVFVVSPTESRPFYVDFDSPVYVTVLAKAMRRLARKDPHARVQFTEMLPTPEQSWLTDDQGRSYTAELRFVAVAEGGVA, from the coding sequence GTGACCAACTTCCCTGAGCCCGACGGCCGCTGGCGGCTGTGGGAGCAGTTCGCACTGCGCGGGCCGGGCTTCCCGGCCGACGGGGTGCTCCGCCTGGCCCCGGCCGGACTGGCCGGGGCGGCCGACAAGTTCGGCGCCGCCGACCCGCTGTCCGGCCCCGACTGGGCGGCCTTCGCCGAGGCTTTCGACGAGGCCGCCGTGGCCACCGCGCACGAGTTGCAGGACATCGCCCGCACCCCCGCCTTCCGGGAGGCCGTGGCCTGGCAGAACCGGCCGGTGCTCGACTCCGGCATCAAGCCCTTCCTCGCCTGGACGCCGACCGCCGCCGGCCGCACCAGCATGCCGCGCCAGCGCGAGGAGCTGGTCGCCCACTACTGGCAGCGCTTCTGCGTCAAGAACGACACCATCGGCTTCTTCGGCCCGGTCGGCTGGGGACGCTTCGACGACCGGGTGGCGACGGGCGTGCGGGTCGACCCGGGTGCGGGGCTGGTGGCGGCGACCGAACTGTACTTCGCCGGCTGGGCGGTGGACGCGCTCGCCGCGACGATCGCCGCCGATCCGGCCGCCCGGGACTGGGTCGCCCCGCGCCGGGTGCCCTTCGTGCGGCCGTCCGGCGAGCAGGTGATCGTGCCCGGCCGCCCGCCGCAGCCGGCGGGGGCGGAGCTGGTGGCCGTGCTGGCCCGCTGCGACGGCGTGCGCACCGCCCGCGCCCTGGCCGAGCAGCTGCCGGGCACGGACGTTGCGGCCGCGCTGGACGAACTGGTGCGCCGCCGCTGGGCGGTGTGGCGCCTGGAGGTCCCGGCCGCCACCCGGCCCGAGCGCTGGCTGCGCGGCTGGCTGGACGGCGTCGGCGACCCCGAGCTGCGCGAACGCGGCCTGCGCGGGCTCGACCTGCTGGAGCGCGGCCGCGAGCGGGTCCGCCAGGCGGACGGCGCGCAGGCGGTGGTCGCCGCGATGGCCGAGCTGGAGCGGGAGTTCGTCGAACTGACGCAGACCGCCGCGGTGCGGGACAAGTCCGCCGCGACGGCGCCGTGCCGGGCGCTGGTCTACTCCGACTGCCGGCGCGCCGCGACCGCGCGGCTCGGTCCGGGCGTCGGCGAGGTGCTCGCCGCCGACCTGGCACCGCTGCTGACGGCCGCCACCTGGCTGACCGCCGAGCTGGCGGCGGAGGTGCTGGAGCGGGCCAAGGAGGTGTACGCCGAGCTCGCCGAGCGGGGGCCGGTGGACCTGGCCGCCTTCTGGTTCGCCTGCATGCCGATCCTGCACGGCGACGCCCGGCAGACCGCGCGGCGGCTGCAGCAGGAGTTCCAGGCCCACTGGCAGGCGATCCTCGCCCCGGAGCCCGGGGTCCGCCGGATCCGGCGCGACCTGGCGCAGGTGGCCGCCGCCGTCGCCGAGCGGTTCGCCGCCACCGGCCCCGGCTGGACCGCCGCGCGCTACCTCAGCCCGGACGTCATGATCGCCGCCGAGGGGGTCGAGGCCATCGAACGCGGCGAGTTCCAACTCGTCCTCGGCGAGCTCCACCTGGCCTCCAACACGCTCGGCGCCTCGCTCTTCGTGCACCAGCACGCCGACCCGGGCGAGCTGGCGGCGCTGACCGACCGCGATCACCCCGGCCCGCGCCTGCTGCCGCTGCTGCCCAAGGAGCACCGCTCCCGGCTGTCGGCCCGGGTCAAGTACGCGCTGCGCCGCCCCGAGGACTACCAGGTCGCGCTGGCCGACCAGACCGGCGACCCGGCCGACCCGCGCACCGTGCTCAGCGCGGACGTGGCCGTGGTCGAGCGCGGCGGCGAGCTGCGCGTGGTGCTGCCGGACGGGGCCGAGTTCCCGGCCGTGGACGTCTTCGCGCATGTGCTCACCACGCTCGCGATGGACCTCTTCCAGGTCCTGCCCGAGGCCGAACACACCCCGCGGGTGACCGTGGACCGCCTGGTGGTCGCCCGCGAGACCTGGCGCCCGCCGGCGGCGGAGCTGGACTTCGCCGACGAGAAGGACGAGCGGCGGCGCTTCGTGCGGGCCCGGCAGTGGCGCGAGCAACAGGGCCTGCCCCGCTTCGTGTTCGTCGTCTCGCCGACCGAGTCGCGGCCCTTCTACGTCGACTTCGACAGTCCGGTGTACGTCACCGTTCTCGCGAAGGCGATGCGGCGGCTGGCGCGCAAGGACCCGCACGCCCGGGTCCAGTTCACCGAGATGCTGCCGACCCCGGAGCAGAGCTGGCTGACCGACGACCAGGGCCGCTCCTACACCGCCGAGCTGCGCTTCGTCGCGGTGGCCGAGGGGGGTGTCGCCTAA